A section of the Felis catus isolate Fca126 chromosome B2, F.catus_Fca126_mat1.0, whole genome shotgun sequence genome encodes:
- the LOC101088746 gene encoding histone H2B type 1-C/E/F/G/I, translating into MPEPAKSAPAPKKGSKKAVTKAQKKDGKKRKRSRKESYSVYVYKVLKQVHPDTGISSKAMGIMNSFVNDIFERIAGEASRLAHYNKRSTITSREIQTAVRLLLPGELAKHAVSEGTKAVTKYTSSK; encoded by the coding sequence AtgcctgagccagccaagtcCGCTCCCGCCCCGAAGAAGGGCTCCAAGAAGGCGGTGACCAAGGCGCAGAAGAAGGACGGCAAGAAGCGCAAGCGCAGCCGCAAGGAGAGCTACTCGGTGTACGTGTACAAGGTGCTGAAGCAGGTGCACCCGGACACCGGCATCTCGTCCAAGGCCATGGGCATCATGAACTCGTTCGTCAACGACATCTTCGAGCGCATCGCGGGCGAGGCGTCGCGCCTGGCGCATTACAACAAGCGCTCGACCATCACGTCCCGGGAGATCCAGACGGCCGTGCGCCTGCTGCTGCCCGGGGAGCTGGCCAAGCACGCCGTGTCCGAGGGCACCAAGGCCGTCACCAAGTACACCAGCTCCAAGTAG
- the LOC115945193 gene encoding histone H3.1 has product MARTKQTARKSTGGKAPRKQLATKAARKSAPATGGVKKPHRYRPGTVALREIRRYQKSTELLIRKLPFQRLVREIAQDFKTDLRFQSSAVMALQEACEAYLVGLFEDTNLCAIHAKRVTIMPKDIQLARRIRGERA; this is encoded by the coding sequence ATGGCTCGCACGAAGCAGACGGCGCGCAAGTCGACGGGCGGCAAGGCCCCGCGCAAGCAGCTGGCCACCAAGGCGGCCCGCAAGAGCGCGCCGGCCACCGGCGGCGTCAAGAAGCCGCACCGCTACCGGCCCGGCACGGTGGCCCTGCGCGAGATCCGCCGCTACCAGAAGTCCACCGAGCTGCTGATCCGCAAGCTGCCGTTCCAGCGGCTGGTGCGCGAGATCGCGCAGGACTTCAAGACCGACCTGCGCTTCCAGAGCTCGGCCGTGATGGCGCTGCAGGAGGCGTGCGAGGCCTACCTGGTGGGGCTCTTCGAGGACACCAACCTGTGCGCCATCCACGCCAAGCGCGTCACCATCATGCCCAAGGACATCCAGCTGGCGCGCCGCATCCGCGGCGAGAGGGCCTAA
- the LOC101089008 gene encoding histone H3.1, with amino-acid sequence MARTKQTARKSTGGKAPRKQLATKAARKSAPATGGVKKPHRYRPGTVALREIRRYQKSTELLIRKLPFQRLVREIAQDFKTDLRFQSSAVMALQEACEAYLVGLFEDTNLCAIHAKRVTIMPKDIQLARRIRGERA; translated from the coding sequence ATGGCTCGCACGAAGCAGACGGCGCGCAAGTCGACGGGCGGCAAGGCCCCGCGCAAGCAGCTGGCCACCAAGGCGGCCCGCAAGAGCGCGCCGGCCACCGGCGGCGTCAAGAAGCCGCACCGCTACCGGCCCGGCACGGTGGCCCTGCGCGAGATCCGCCGCTACCAGAAGTCCACCGAGCTGCTGATCCGCAAGCTGCCGTTCCAGCGGCTGGTGCGCGAGATCGCGCAGGACTTCAAGACCGACCTGCGCTTCCAGAGCTCGGCCGTGATGGCGCTGCAGGAGGCGTGCGAGGCCTACCTGGTGGGGCTCTTCGAGGACACCAACCTGTGCGCCATCCACGCCAAGCGCGTCACCATCATGCCCAAGGACATCCAGCTGGCGCGCCGCATCCGCGGGGAGCGGGCGTAA